A single genomic interval of Halorubrum aethiopicum harbors:
- a CDS encoding DNA-directed RNA polymerase subunit B'', protein MNRQDRRVVSREYFSDERLAEHHFRSFNNFLGRGMQEVVDEKETIETDIGDKEGQEPVYVELGDVRMVTPRVREADGSEELLYPQEARLRNITYSAPVFMEMSIVRGGDEEPETVVDSTETKVGRMPIMVGSDKCNMADFSDEELIDIGEDPVDPGGYFIVNGSERVLMTSEDLAPNKILAEYDSKYGDEIQVAKTFSQRRGYRALVLCERNREGLLEVSFPSVSGSIDFVTLVRALGLESDEEIVHRVSDDPEIVKFMLENLEEASVQTTEGAIETLGERVASGQGKNYQLKRANYVIDRYLLPHLHEEGVDEEDVRINKAYYLCRMAEACFELALDRREADDKDHYANKRLKVSGDLMRDLFRTALNKLARDVKYQLERANMRNRQLTVNTVVRSDVLTERLEHPIATGNWVGGRSGVSQLVDRTDYMGVLSHLRRLRSPLSRSQPHFEARDLHATQWGRICPSETPEGPNCGLVKNFAQAMELSQTVEDEQGLKRELASMGVEGIPGIEGVERQTADD, encoded by the coding sequence ATGAACAGGCAAGACCGACGCGTGGTGTCACGCGAGTACTTCTCCGACGAACGGCTCGCCGAACACCACTTCCGATCGTTCAACAACTTCCTGGGCCGCGGGATGCAGGAAGTGGTCGACGAGAAGGAGACGATCGAGACCGACATCGGCGACAAGGAGGGCCAAGAGCCCGTCTACGTCGAACTCGGCGACGTGCGGATGGTCACGCCCCGAGTCCGCGAGGCCGACGGCTCCGAGGAGCTTCTGTACCCCCAGGAGGCCCGCCTCCGGAACATCACCTACTCCGCGCCCGTGTTCATGGAGATGTCCATCGTGCGCGGCGGCGACGAGGAGCCCGAGACCGTCGTCGACAGCACGGAGACGAAGGTCGGCCGGATGCCGATCATGGTCGGCTCCGACAAGTGTAACATGGCCGACTTCTCCGACGAGGAGCTGATCGACATCGGCGAGGACCCCGTCGACCCCGGCGGCTACTTCATCGTCAACGGCTCCGAGCGCGTGCTGATGACGAGCGAGGACCTCGCACCGAACAAGATCCTCGCGGAGTACGACTCGAAGTACGGCGACGAGATCCAGGTCGCGAAGACGTTTTCCCAACGGCGCGGCTACCGCGCCCTCGTCCTGTGTGAGCGAAACCGCGAGGGGCTCCTCGAGGTGTCGTTCCCCTCGGTGTCCGGCTCGATCGACTTCGTCACGCTCGTCCGCGCGCTCGGACTCGAGTCCGACGAGGAGATCGTCCACCGCGTGAGCGACGACCCCGAGATCGTGAAGTTCATGCTGGAGAACTTGGAGGAGGCCTCGGTCCAGACCACCGAGGGGGCCATCGAGACCCTCGGCGAACGGGTCGCCTCGGGCCAGGGGAAGAACTACCAGCTCAAGCGGGCGAACTACGTCATCGACCGCTACCTCCTGCCGCACCTCCACGAGGAGGGCGTCGACGAGGAGGACGTCCGGATCAACAAGGCGTACTACCTCTGCCGGATGGCCGAGGCGTGCTTCGAGCTCGCCTTGGACCGCCGGGAGGCCGACGACAAGGACCACTACGCGAACAAGCGCCTGAAGGTCTCCGGCGACCTGATGCGCGACCTGTTCCGGACCGCCCTGAACAAGCTGGCGCGCGACGTGAAATACCAGCTCGAGCGGGCGAACATGCGGAACCGCCAGCTCACGGTGAACACGGTGGTCCGCTCCGACGTGCTGACCGAGCGGCTCGAACACCCGATCGCGACGGGCAACTGGGTGGGTGGTCGCTCCGGCGTCTCCCAGCTCGTCGACCGGACCGACTACATGGGCGTTCTCTCTCACCTGCGCCGCCTCCGGTCGCCGCTTTCCCGCTCGCAGCCGCACTTCGAGGCGCGGGACCTCCACGCGACCCAGTGGGGTCGCATCTGTCCCTCCGAGACGCCGGAGGGGCCGAACTGCGGGCTCGTGAAGAACTTCGCGCAGGCGATGGAGCTGTCACAGACCGTCGAGGACGAACAGGGGCTGAAACGAGAACTGGCGTCGATGGGTGTCGAGGGGATCCCCGGCATCGAGGGCGTCGAACGACAGACGGCGGACGACTAA
- a CDS encoding DNA-directed RNA polymerase subunit H: MVDVSQHELVPDHVLIDDPEEIEAVLSEYDVKKTNLPKIKRTDPATPDDAEVGDVVKIVRDSRTTDRAVVFRLVVS, from the coding sequence ATGGTAGACGTAAGCCAACACGAACTCGTTCCGGACCACGTCCTGATCGACGATCCCGAGGAGATCGAGGCGGTCCTGTCCGAGTACGACGTGAAGAAGACGAACCTACCCAAGATCAAACGCACCGACCCCGCGACCCCCGACGACGCCGAGGTCGGGGACGTGGTGAAGATCGTCCGAGACTCACGCACGACCGACCGAGCGGTCGTGTTCCGACTGGTCGTCTCATGA
- a CDS encoding single-stranded DNA binding protein: MGAIEDVYEDLETDVEFEEFAAAVEDKVEQMGGLADEETAAMLIAHELRDEEADTIADIEPGMNDVKFLGKVTSIGDVRTFERDGEDAEGRVCNVDVADASGSVRVALWDEMATAAEEELEVGQVLRVMGRPKEGYSGLEVSADKVEPDEDAEVDVQVLDTYRVEDLTLGASDVDLVGKVLDTDTVRTFDRDDGSEGRVANLTVGDETGRVRVTLWDDKADLVEEFASGEVVEVGDGYVRERDGDLELHVGDRGTVDRVDEDVEYVPETTDIAELEIGETVDISGGVIETDPKRTFDRDDGSEGQVRNVRIKDDTGEIRVALWGEKADREIELADRVVFTDVEIQDGWQDDLEASANWRSTVSVLDADGDGAGAGGSTGGAGTADATTESTADTGLDAFGDAEGAAGGGEAEAVTDGDGAATATADPDATEDVEFTGTVVQTGDPVVLDDGERTKSVETGASLRLGEEITVRGPERDGTIHAEDVF, translated from the coding sequence ATGGGAGCCATAGAGGACGTCTACGAGGACCTCGAGACCGACGTCGAGTTCGAGGAGTTCGCGGCCGCCGTCGAGGACAAAGTCGAGCAGATGGGCGGGCTCGCGGACGAGGAGACCGCCGCGATGCTCATCGCGCACGAGCTCCGCGACGAGGAGGCCGACACCATCGCCGACATCGAGCCCGGCATGAACGACGTGAAGTTCCTCGGGAAGGTGACCTCCATCGGCGACGTCCGCACGTTCGAGCGCGACGGCGAGGACGCCGAGGGGCGCGTCTGTAACGTCGACGTCGCGGACGCCTCCGGCTCCGTCCGCGTCGCCCTCTGGGACGAGATGGCGACCGCGGCCGAGGAGGAACTGGAGGTCGGCCAGGTGTTGCGGGTCATGGGCCGGCCGAAGGAGGGGTACAGCGGCCTCGAGGTGAGCGCCGACAAGGTCGAACCCGATGAGGACGCCGAGGTCGACGTCCAGGTGCTCGACACCTACCGCGTCGAGGACCTCACGCTCGGGGCCTCCGACGTCGACCTCGTCGGGAAGGTGCTCGACACGGACACGGTCCGGACGTTCGACCGCGACGACGGGAGCGAGGGCCGGGTGGCGAACCTCACCGTCGGCGACGAGACCGGCCGCGTCCGGGTCACGCTGTGGGACGACAAGGCCGACCTCGTCGAGGAGTTCGCGTCGGGCGAGGTCGTCGAGGTGGGCGACGGCTACGTCCGCGAGCGCGACGGCGACCTAGAGCTCCACGTCGGCGACCGCGGCACCGTCGACCGCGTCGACGAGGACGTCGAGTACGTCCCGGAGACGACGGACATCGCCGAACTGGAGATCGGCGAGACCGTCGACATCAGCGGCGGCGTCATCGAGACGGACCCGAAACGGACGTTCGACCGCGACGACGGGAGCGAGGGACAGGTCCGCAACGTCCGGATCAAAGACGACACCGGGGAGATCCGCGTCGCGCTCTGGGGCGAGAAGGCCGACCGCGAGATCGAACTGGCGGACCGCGTCGTCTTCACTGACGTGGAGATCCAGGACGGGTGGCAGGACGACCTGGAGGCGTCCGCCAACTGGCGCTCGACCGTCTCCGTGCTCGACGCCGACGGCGACGGAGCGGGTGCCGGAGGGTCGACGGGCGGCGCGGGGACCGCCGACGCGACGACGGAGTCGACGGCCGACACGGGGCTGGACGCCTTCGGCGACGCGGAGGGAGCGGCCGGCGGGGGCGAAGCCGAAGCGGTGACGGACGGCGACGGCGCCGCCACGGCGACCGCCGACCCCGACGCGACCGAGGACGTGGAGTTCACGGGAACGGTCGTCCAGACGGGGGACCCGGTCGTGTTGGACGACGGAGAGCGGACGAAGAGCGTCGAGACGGGCGCGAGCCTGCGGCTCGGCGAGGAGATCACGGTCCGCGGGCCGGAGCGCGACGGCACGATCCACGCCGAGGACGTGTTCTGA